AAAGTTCTGTCCCATTTCATCCAAGGAAGTCGGGACTTCTCTTTTATAGACTTTTTCCAACCATTCGGTTCCGAGCGAGATCGGAATGTCCGAAGCGGAATTTGCAGGATCCTTTTGAGTATACATGAAAGCGATCTGAGAATCGTCCACCATCGTTTCGTCAAAAAAGCCGTATTTCAGCATCAGCTCGACCGCTTTGGGAACGTTCCGATTGGAATTCATGTACTTCACAAAACATTCCTGATACATATCCCAATAATGTCTTCCAAGAGTCCTTCTGATCTTCCTATTATCGCCTTCCGGATCGAGAGGATTTTTCAGACTTTTCACCTTAACCATCAAGGCGGAAAATTCTTTTACCTTTTCCGCTTCTAAACCGGAGAATTGGATGATGACCGACGCCGAATTATCGAGTTCCTGACGGATCGAGTTGATATCCACGCCTGCTGCGACCGACGAAGGGGCAGGCGTTTGCACTTTCGGAGAGGTTTCTTCCAATTTCTTCACCAACGAACTCGCCTTGGATTGAAAGGCTTGTGTGTTCGGAGAAAGATTGGCGACTGGGATTCCAAAAAGCGCTTGGTGGCCGTTTTTATACTTTTCGATCTTTCCCGCCATTGCACCTAACACGGGTACTACGTATTCCGCCGGAGCCGTTCCGTATCCCGACAAGGTGATGTCTAAGATGAGATAGAATTTTTCTACGAGACTACTTTCTCCTACGAAGAATCTATGGAACGCTTCGTCCAAATCGATGAGACAGGTTTTGAGAATTCCAGAAATCTGATCCAATACGTTCGCTAGTTTGGAACAAACATAGAGAAGCATGGAAGGATCGGCGGTGAATAACGCGTTCAAAATTTTAGGATCCTGCACGATGAGCTTCCGGATGAAAACGAATTCTCCGTCCTGAAAATCAATTTCTTCCGGATACAATCTCGTAAGTTGAGATTCGTGCTCCTCTTCCAAAAATTGAGGACTCGGTCTGTCGGGCAAAAGCCCCCCATTGTCAAAAAATAATTTCAAATTTTCCCGACAAAGACGCATAACCGGATCGACTACGTCAGCCGAAACCTCCGGAATCGGAGAACCGGGTTTGATGTCCGGAAATACGCTCGGATTAAATTGGTAGTAGAGAATGGAAAGGTTGTCGTTTACCTTTTCAATATCCGAAGTGATCTTTCGGATCTGATTGGATTTTTTAAAAAGTTCCGTAATCTCTCTAAGAAGGGTTCGTGCGACCATTAGTCCTAAAGAAACACGCGACCCCACACTTTTTCCGATTGTGTCCTTATTCATCGTGTAAGTGGAAATCACACAGGCTTCATCCGCTTGAATGTGAAAAGGATATCTACCGCTTGTGAAAAGAGCTACGGATCCGGGGGTCAAGTTGGCGCCGTTTAGTTTAAAAAGTTCGAGTTTTCTTCCTCCAGGAACTTCGGTCAGGTAGCGAACCGTTCCACTGTGAAGCACGTTTAGAGTGTTTGCGGAAGAACCTTCCGTAAACAGTAAAGTTCCCGCGGGGGCTTTGGCTTGTTGTTGTGGAACTGAAGGATCAAATGTCATATCGTATTATCGAGGTTTTAATGAAAAAGAAACTATTTCTTCTCCATAGAGAAAACAATTTTTTTGAGAAGACGTTAAAAAACAGGATTTCACTTTTTTAGTTTTCAGCATGATTCTCGTTCAACTTGACTCCTTATGCCTCTTAGAGACCATATCGGAAGAATGAATCAAATAGAAAAGCTACTTCGTGCTTCCAGAATCGGAATGATCACAAATCAGAGCGCTTTCGGACCGGATGGGGAATACCACTTTCAAACCGTTCACAGACGTTACGATCTGAAAAAAATATTTCTCCCGGAACACGGACTTTTTGCGGAACTTCAGGATCAGGTTTCCGGTTCGAGTCTGAGATACAATCTGGACGAAGTTGAGTTTATCAATCTTTACGGAGATCAGGAATCCAGTTTGGTCCCCGATTCGGTTTCTTTGGACGGTTTGGACGTAGTCATCATAGATATAAGAGACACAGGAGCGCGTTATTATACCTTTCTAACGACAGCATATTATTTTTTGGAAGAGATCGATAAGTGGAATTCTTCCGGAAAAACGGAAATTTCCGTAGTCGTTTTCGATTCGCCTAATCCGGCGGGAAAAAAAATCGAAGGTTCTCCTTTGCAAAAAGAATTCGAATCCTTTGTCGGGGTCAGAAGCGTTTTACATCGTCACGGTTTGACTCCGGGAGGATTACTTTCTTATTATCAAAAAGAATTTTCCTTAAACGTAAAGATCCGGATCGTAAACAAGGGATGGTATGAAAAAAAAGATTCCGAGTTTCTTTGGATTCCGCCTTCTCCGAATATTCCGTTTCTCTCCACTTGTTATGTTTATTCGGGGCAATGTCTTTTGGAAGGAACCAATCTTTCCGAAGGAAGGGGAACCACGAGGCCTTTTGAAACGTTCGGAGCTCCTTACATCGACGAACGGAAAGATCATGTCCGAAAAGCGTTGGAAAAATCTCAAAGAGGGAACGTGATTTTAAGGCCGTTGAAATTTATTCCTACCTTTCATAAACATAAGAACGAAATCTGCGGCGGTTTTCAAATCCTGTTGAAAAAACCGGAGAAGTTTCACAGCCTATTTTTCACCTTAAAACTGATCCGAATGTTGAGAGAAGAATATCCGAACGACTTTGCTTACAGGTCAGGCGCATACGAATTTAGATCGGATCTTACCGCGATCGAATTGCTCGTAGGAGATCGTTTCTTGCTCGATTATCTGGACGGAAAATATTCGGATTCTTTTGTATTTGAATATCTGAATGAACAAGAGCTGCTTTGGAAGAAAAAGTGTAAGACGATGAAACTTATTTAAAGAATCTGTCGCAAAGCGTAGGAACAACTACAGCAATCCGCAGGTAAACTTAAATCCGATCTCGATTTTTTTCGGTTCCCGATTCTTCGGTTGTGTTTGTTTGGCTTATCGTTAGTCTTGGGCGATTTTAGAGGCGCCTCTAAAAAACAACCGAATTCTGTTTCGAGTTTTCTGAATTAATTTGCGATGAGACGAGGAGAGAAATTATGTTGGAAAATAAAAATTTTTTCATTTTACGGAACTTATTAAGGCTTTCTAAAATTTCTTTTTCTAAATTGTCTCGGAACGATATTCCAAAACGTATTTTATTGATTTGGGGCATTCCATTGGTTTTATTTTTTCCAGGAGCTTTGTTTTCTTGGGGAACTCATTATCTCATAATGGATCGAGCGCTCGAACATTTTTCTATGAAGTTCGCTTCTGGAGAAGTCGAGTCCGAGTCTTTGGATTCTTTTGTGCGAAAGGAGAAAGTTCCTTTAAAAGTTCTTTTTGACGAATTTGCGATTTGGGAAGAGTCAAGAGGTTCTAAACGGTTTAAAAAAGTGGAATTTCATCCAGAATTCGCGTCGGTTTTGGAATTTGTAAAAACGGCAAGGCGACTCGATTCTTGGAAGTGGAAAGAATTCTCCCCGGTTCGAAATCCATGACGGGAAACGTTTCTGTCTCTTTAATCACCACTCCTTATCTCTTCGACCTTTCAGAACTTCCCGCAAGATTTAGATCGACCGTGGAAAAAAAATCAAAATTAGAAATCTTCTCTATACTTTCTTAGATCCGGATAAATCGAATCGTCTTTTGGAAGAGGCAGGTAAGGATTTTTCCTTAACAGGTTTCGCTACCAGAGAGATGTTACGTTCTATCTTAGAGAAGTAGGTAGTGAGATCGGACGATGCATAAAGAATAAAATAAATGCAAAAGGAATTTAACTTTCATAAAAACTACGTAGGCGAAGAAAAATACAGAGAGGCGTTTTTTCAGTTCACTCCTAAGGTTCTTTACGGTGCGGATTTTCGTCTTTGGCATCGACTCGGGTTTTGGGAAAGTTCTTACGTTCCGTATTCTTTTTTTAAAAACGGAATTATGGTATCAAATGCGTCCGTATGCGAGATGCGAATCATTTTTAATGGGGAAGAATATGACGCGGTTCAATTGGCGACCGTTGGGACTTTATCGGAGTATCAAAAGCGGGGTTTGTCTCGAAAACTAATCGAGCGTATTTTCGATGATTACCAATTTAAGGCTTCGTTTTTCTTTTTATTCGGCAACGAAAGTGTTGCGGATTTTTATCCTAAGTTCGGGTTTAGAAGAGTGGAGGAGTCTTGTTTTTTCTGGAAAAATCCAAATCCGTTTCTCGTTAAAAAATCCTCTTACGATTTTCGGATTTTGAATTCGGATTCGAAAGAAGATAGAAATTTATTTCGAAGAATTGCCTCGTCTTCTCTTCCGATAACGAAACGATTTGGAGCCTTACGATATGGGTTCATTCTTTCTTTTTATTGGATCTATGCGTATACGGATCATTTTTATTATTTTCCAAAGAAAGACGCGATCTTAGTTATTCGAAGAGAGGGGAACGTTTTATGGATATATGATATTCTTTGTGAAGTCCCATTTTCGGTGTCCGAGTTTCTTGACGATTGGAACTTAGAAGGTTTGGAAGAGATTCGATTTGGTTTTGGTGCGGATCGTTTGGATTTACCCGATCGGGAAATCGGAACTTTTCCATTACAATCCGATTCTCCCTTGTTTGTAAAAGATATCCCATCGGCTTTAAAATCTCCTTTTTTATTTCCGATGTTGGCTAGAACATAAAACGCGACCCATAGGAAGCGTTTTGCTGAGTTATACCTTTCGCGCCCTATCTCGCGACCCTTGGGGAGTGGGATTTGAGTTTAGGAAGCCATAACCTTACCCACAACTTAAGAAGGCTTTTGGGATCATAAGGATCAAAAACTGATATTTTTCAAGTGTTCCGACAAGAATGAGGCTTTTTACTTGCAAAAAGTATGATTTTCTGATAGAGAAAAATCTCC
The nucleotide sequence above comes from Leptospira weilii. Encoded proteins:
- a CDS encoding cyclic nucleotide-binding domain-containing protein, producing the protein MTFDPSVPQQQAKAPAGTLLFTEGSSANTLNVLHSGTVRYLTEVPGGRKLELFKLNGANLTPGSVALFTSGRYPFHIQADEACVISTYTMNKDTIGKSVGSRVSLGLMVARTLLREITELFKKSNQIRKITSDIEKVNDNLSILYYQFNPSVFPDIKPGSPIPEVSADVVDPVMRLCRENLKLFFDNGGLLPDRPSPQFLEEEHESQLTRLYPEEIDFQDGEFVFIRKLIVQDPKILNALFTADPSMLLYVCSKLANVLDQISGILKTCLIDLDEAFHRFFVGESSLVEKFYLILDITLSGYGTAPAEYVVPVLGAMAGKIEKYKNGHQALFGIPVANLSPNTQAFQSKASSLVKKLEETSPKVQTPAPSSVAAGVDINSIRQELDNSASVIIQFSGLEAEKVKEFSALMVKVKSLKNPLDPEGDNRKIRRTLGRHYWDMYQECFVKYMNSNRNVPKAVELMLKYGFFDETMVDDSQIAFMYTQKDPANSASDIPISLGTEWLEKVYKREVPTSLDEMGQNFFEKVKLENRNLPIKKESDIPPELDNPDTRLKFEFASLYEANVRLTSGSPATHFPILTKFHSQMAIDKSYVSKEILREVIQELMGIDYSVFHREVIYNNNELGITKEFIQKCVIPDFILVPSIGTKVMMWQDLSIHRGAGSKESPGRIVLPIFAQGDLKTMVADALAAFRWELTKSILGAEWNNVGNPSITADYTDYIQFFKKNKDLSMEIKEKLASDFKRFRNDRDIFANDYQLWMKYEADGVQRLNKVVRGIFYRHIPFSREVRDKVAKTPAFAEIHNRFINIRNRKYTEIENRYKKYLNALGSLPDPLRDNLEFYRV
- a CDS encoding GNAT family N-acetyltransferase — translated: MQKEFNFHKNYVGEEKYREAFFQFTPKVLYGADFRLWHRLGFWESSYVPYSFFKNGIMVSNASVCEMRIIFNGEEYDAVQLATVGTLSEYQKRGLSRKLIERIFDDYQFKASFFFLFGNESVADFYPKFGFRRVEESCFFWKNPNPFLVKKSSYDFRILNSDSKEDRNLFRRIASSSLPITKRFGALRYGFILSFYWIYAYTDHFYYFPKKDAILVIRREGNVLWIYDILCEVPFSVSEFLDDWNLEGLEEIRFGFGADRLDLPDREIGTFPLQSDSPLFVKDIPSALKSPFLFPMLART
- a CDS encoding DUF1343 domain-containing protein, coding for MPLRDHIGRMNQIEKLLRASRIGMITNQSAFGPDGEYHFQTVHRRYDLKKIFLPEHGLFAELQDQVSGSSLRYNLDEVEFINLYGDQESSLVPDSVSLDGLDVVIIDIRDTGARYYTFLTTAYYFLEEIDKWNSSGKTEISVVVFDSPNPAGKKIEGSPLQKEFESFVGVRSVLHRHGLTPGGLLSYYQKEFSLNVKIRIVNKGWYEKKDSEFLWIPPSPNIPFLSTCYVYSGQCLLEGTNLSEGRGTTRPFETFGAPYIDERKDHVRKALEKSQRGNVILRPLKFIPTFHKHKNEICGGFQILLKKPEKFHSLFFTLKLIRMLREEYPNDFAYRSGAYEFRSDLTAIELLVGDRFLLDYLDGKYSDSFVFEYLNEQELLWKKKCKTMKLI